A genome region from Gadus chalcogrammus isolate NIFS_2021 chromosome 7, NIFS_Gcha_1.0, whole genome shotgun sequence includes the following:
- the fam114a2 gene encoding protein FAM114A2 produces MAEAGPPGEMERRVSPVGTPDPPPASTTDVAPTREGRRRPREHTPSPDPQLSPGPSPEVQPTQALADSSGGWGYWGSWGKTLLSTATATVNTVGQGLTQVMEKAETSLGLPSPAELSSQVQKEERQTEARGEPDGENTEGPSAVAMGMLSSLSSVVQRSSKTVLSGGLDALEFLGKKTMDVIAEGDPGFRKTKGLMIRPSTLSQVLREAKEEEQGPGGPGVAGGPGGPGGAGGPGPEGRRTAHYGRLFDEFHGLAHLEALEALSRESQAKVGSVLATVSGEQLVDLREQLDRIKDAFTLEELDDDELDDKQDLEFEKELAEALARLEISSAERLGAACRRAGQQLAEMSTTEEEVKQEETKQEQEQEGEQEEQEEKREEDVSKRFSVEEVHTAAIRSLAEVTAHSIQQLLRAGEKTLLCLPDQEGQRSSLEQSSSLAQVTLVLCKEISLLAKKFTSCLTSTGANEKGEVLNPLITGVFLEASNSASYLQDAFQLLLPVLQISHIQRTSGAGQP; encoded by the exons ATGGCTGAAGCTGGACCCCCTGGTGAGATGGAGCGGAGGGTCTCCCCGGTCGGGACGCCTGACCCGCCCCCAGCAAG CACCACAGACGTAGCCCCCACCAGAGAGGGGCGCAGGAGGCCCAGGGAGCACACTCCATCCCCGGACCCCCAGCTCAGCCCCGGCCCCTCCCCAGAGGTTCAGCCCACCCAG gccCTCGCCGACTCCAGCGGGGGATGGGGCTACTGGGGCAGCTGGGGGAAGACCCTGCTCTctaccgccaccgccaccgtcaACACCGTGG GTCAGGGTCTGACTCAGGTGATGGAGAAGGCCGAGACCTCGCTGGGCCTCCCCAGTCCTGCTGAGCTGTCCTCCCAGGTCcagaaggaggagagacagactg AGGCCCGAGGCGAGCCGGACGGCGAGAACACAGAAGGACCATCCGCTGTTGCCATGGGGATGCTGTCGTCACTCAGCAGTGTGGTCCAGCGTTCC AGTAAGACGGTCCTCTCCGGCGGTCTGGACGCCCTGGAGTTCCTGGGGAAGAAGACGATGGACGTGATCGCCGAGGGCGACCCGGGCTTCAGGAAGACCAAGGGCCTGATGATCCGCCCCTCCACGCTGTCccag GTTCTGCGGgaggccaaggaggaggagcagggtccTGGGGGTCCCGGGGTTGCCGGGGGTCCCGGGGGTCCCGGGGGTGCTGGGGGTCCCGGTCCAGAGGGCAGGAGGACGGCCCACTATGGCCGGCTGTTTGACGAGTTCCACGGCCTGGCCCACCTGGAGGCGCTGGAGGCCCTGTCCAGAGAGAGCCAGGCCAAG gtgGGCTCGGTGCTAGCCACAGTATCAGGGGAGCAGCTGGTGGACCTCAGAGAGCAGCTGGACCGGATCAAAGATGCCTTCACCCTGGAGGAGTTAGACGATGACGAGCTGGACGACAAACAAG ATCTAGAGTTTGAGAAGGAGCTAGCAGAGGCCTTAGCCCGGCTGGAGATCTCATCGGCTGAGCGTCTCGGAGCG GCCTGCAGGAGGGCCGGCCAACAGCTTGCGGAGATGAGCACAACAGAGGAGGAGGTAAAGCAGGAGGAGAcgaagcaggagcaggagcaggagggggagcaggaggagcaggaggagaagagggaagaggatGTGTCTAAAAGATTTTCAGTCGAG gaggtgcacacagccgCTATCAGGAGCCTAGCTGAGGTGACCGCCCACTCCATCCAGCAGCTCCTCAGAGCGGGAGAGAagacactcctctgcctccctgaCCAGGAGGGGCAGCGCAGCAGCCTGGAGCAGAGCAGCAGCCTGGctca AGTGACACTTGTTTTGTGTAAAGAAATCTCTCTGCTGGCCAAGAAgttcacttcctgtctgacttCCACAGGG gccaATGAGAAGGGGGAGGTTCTGAATCCTCTGATAACAGGTGTCTTCCTGGAG GCGTCCAACAGCGCCTCCTACCTGCAGGACGCcttccagctgctgctgcccgtGCTCCAGATCTCACACATCCAGAGAACATCTGGGGCCGGACAGCCATGA
- the LOC130385697 gene encoding microfibril-associated glycoprotein 3-like isoform X1, translating into MHVKNPRRPDLLLLLLLGTFLGAAVTQTSAEGAQNRTAAQHAVLKARRDGAPFNGEVVVVKEGSDALIECNVTGVYDDFHWYNPKGLLLEEEGGAEVRWRVEANGTLNITDVYFSDRGRYTCLALRGEDAVDVHTYTVTVRVAYTSGGLGLFYVGVCLVTFALTMVFNVTRLCQVCTHLKETEAAINDFFHSEGLEKLQKAFEVAKRIPIITSAKTAELAKVTQFKTAELAKMTQSKTLELVRHIEELARSIPLPPLITQCRYPTEEEGRAARVSTQEASQSLLPQPIEVVVSINEAGLSLLTDPEEVAASLEEASQSLLTEPVEVAASLEEASQSLLTEPGEVAASMKGASQSLLTEPGEVAVLAGAGESDGGSFDVKVSIHLDSPGGAEPENQEGSETA; encoded by the exons ATGCATGTGAAGAATCCCCGCAGGCCggaccttctcctgctcctaCTCCTCGGCACTTTCCTGGGGGCGGCGGTGACACAGACGTCCGCGGAAGGCGCGCAGAACCGAACCGCCGCGCAGCACGCGGTGCTGAAGGCACGACGGGATGGCGCGCCGTTCAACggcgaggtggtggtggtgaaggagggaAGCGACGCGCTGATCGAGTGCAATGTCACGGGCGTTTACGATGACTTCCATTGGTACAACCCTAAAGGGCTCTtgctggaggaagagggaggag CAGAGGTGCGATGGCGAGTGGAGGCCAACGGAACGCTGAACATCACCGACGTCTACTTCTCCGACCGCGGCCGCTACACCTGCCTGGCCCTCCGCGGCGAGGACGCGGTCGACGTCCACACCTACACGGTGACGGTGCGCGTGGCGTACACCAGCGGCGGCCTCGGGCTCTTCTACGTGGGCGTGTGCCTGGTGACCTTCGCCCTCACCATGGTGTTTAACGTGACGCGCCTCTGCCAAGTGTGCACCCACCTGAAGGAGACCGAGGCCGCCATCAACGACTTCTTCCACTCGGAGGGGCTGGAGAAGCTGCAGAAGGCCTTCGAGGTGGCCAAGCGTATCCCCATCATCACCTCTGCTAAGACCGCCGAGCTGGCCAAGGTCACCCAGTTCAAGACGGCGGAGCTGGCCAAGATGACGCAGTCCAAGACGCTGGAGCTTGTGCGCCACATCGAGGAGCTAGCGCGTAGCATACCGCTGCCGCCGCTCATCACTCAATGCCGCTAccccacagaggaggaggggcgcgCCGCTAGGGTCAGCACGCAGGAAGCTAGCCAGAGCCTGCTACCCCAACCGATTGAGGTAGTGGTGAGCATCAATGAGGCTGGCCTGAGCCTGCTAACAGATCCAGAGGAGGTAGCCGCTAGCCTGGAGGAAGCTAGCCAGAGCCTGCTAACAGAACCAGTGGAGGTAGCCGCTAGCCTGGAGGAAGCTAGTCAGAGCCTGCTAACAGAACCAGGTGAGGTAGCCGCTAGCATGAAGGGAGCTAGTCAGAGCCTGCTAACAGAACCAGGTGAGGTAGCTGTGCTGGCGGGAGCAGGTGAGTCTGACGGAGGTTCCTTCGACGTCAAGGTGTCCATCCACCTGGACTCACCTGGAGGGGCGGAGCCTGAAAACCAGGAAGGATCAGAAACTGCGTAG
- the LOC130385697 gene encoding microfibril-associated glycoprotein 3-like isoform X4 — MNPRRPDLLLLLLLGTFLGAAVTQTSAEGAQNRTAAQHAVLKARRDGAPFNGEVVVVKEGSDALIECNVTGVYDDFHWYNPKGLLLEEEGGEVRWRVEANGTLNITDVYFSDRGRYTCLALRGEDAVDVHTYTVTVRVAYTSGGLGLFYVGVCLVTFALTMVFNVTRLCQVCTHLKETEAAINDFFHSEGLEKLQKAFEVAKRIPIITSAKTAELAKVTQFKTAELAKMTQSKTLELVRHIEELARSIPLPPLITQCRYPTEEEGRAARVSTQEASQSLLPQPIEVVVSINEAGLSLLTDPEEVAASLEEASQSLLTEPVEVAASLEEASQSLLTEPGEVAASMKGASQSLLTEPGEVAVLAGAGESDGGSFDVKVSIHLDSPGGAEPENQEGSETA, encoded by the exons ATG AATCCCCGCAGGCCggaccttctcctgctcctaCTCCTCGGCACTTTCCTGGGGGCGGCGGTGACACAGACGTCCGCGGAAGGCGCGCAGAACCGAACCGCCGCGCAGCACGCGGTGCTGAAGGCACGACGGGATGGCGCGCCGTTCAACggcgaggtggtggtggtgaaggagggaAGCGACGCGCTGATCGAGTGCAATGTCACGGGCGTTTACGATGACTTCCATTGGTACAACCCTAAAGGGCTCTtgctggaggaagagggaggag AGGTGCGATGGCGAGTGGAGGCCAACGGAACGCTGAACATCACCGACGTCTACTTCTCCGACCGCGGCCGCTACACCTGCCTGGCCCTCCGCGGCGAGGACGCGGTCGACGTCCACACCTACACGGTGACGGTGCGCGTGGCGTACACCAGCGGCGGCCTCGGGCTCTTCTACGTGGGCGTGTGCCTGGTGACCTTCGCCCTCACCATGGTGTTTAACGTGACGCGCCTCTGCCAAGTGTGCACCCACCTGAAGGAGACCGAGGCCGCCATCAACGACTTCTTCCACTCGGAGGGGCTGGAGAAGCTGCAGAAGGCCTTCGAGGTGGCCAAGCGTATCCCCATCATCACCTCTGCTAAGACCGCCGAGCTGGCCAAGGTCACCCAGTTCAAGACGGCGGAGCTGGCCAAGATGACGCAGTCCAAGACGCTGGAGCTTGTGCGCCACATCGAGGAGCTAGCGCGTAGCATACCGCTGCCGCCGCTCATCACTCAATGCCGCTAccccacagaggaggaggggcgcgCCGCTAGGGTCAGCACGCAGGAAGCTAGCCAGAGCCTGCTACCCCAACCGATTGAGGTAGTGGTGAGCATCAATGAGGCTGGCCTGAGCCTGCTAACAGATCCAGAGGAGGTAGCCGCTAGCCTGGAGGAAGCTAGCCAGAGCCTGCTAACAGAACCAGTGGAGGTAGCCGCTAGCCTGGAGGAAGCTAGTCAGAGCCTGCTAACAGAACCAGGTGAGGTAGCCGCTAGCATGAAGGGAGCTAGTCAGAGCCTGCTAACAGAACCAGGTGAGGTAGCTGTGCTGGCGGGAGCAGGTGAGTCTGACGGAGGTTCCTTCGACGTCAAGGTGTCCATCCACCTGGACTCACCTGGAGGGGCGGAGCCTGAAAACCAGGAAGGATCAGAAACTGCGTAG
- the LOC130385697 gene encoding microfibril-associated glycoprotein 3-like isoform X3, which translates to MNPRRPDLLLLLLLGTFLGAAVTQTSAEGAQNRTAAQHAVLKARRDGAPFNGEVVVVKEGSDALIECNVTGVYDDFHWYNPKGLLLEEEGGAEVRWRVEANGTLNITDVYFSDRGRYTCLALRGEDAVDVHTYTVTVRVAYTSGGLGLFYVGVCLVTFALTMVFNVTRLCQVCTHLKETEAAINDFFHSEGLEKLQKAFEVAKRIPIITSAKTAELAKVTQFKTAELAKMTQSKTLELVRHIEELARSIPLPPLITQCRYPTEEEGRAARVSTQEASQSLLPQPIEVVVSINEAGLSLLTDPEEVAASLEEASQSLLTEPVEVAASLEEASQSLLTEPGEVAASMKGASQSLLTEPGEVAVLAGAGESDGGSFDVKVSIHLDSPGGAEPENQEGSETA; encoded by the exons ATG AATCCCCGCAGGCCggaccttctcctgctcctaCTCCTCGGCACTTTCCTGGGGGCGGCGGTGACACAGACGTCCGCGGAAGGCGCGCAGAACCGAACCGCCGCGCAGCACGCGGTGCTGAAGGCACGACGGGATGGCGCGCCGTTCAACggcgaggtggtggtggtgaaggagggaAGCGACGCGCTGATCGAGTGCAATGTCACGGGCGTTTACGATGACTTCCATTGGTACAACCCTAAAGGGCTCTtgctggaggaagagggaggag CAGAGGTGCGATGGCGAGTGGAGGCCAACGGAACGCTGAACATCACCGACGTCTACTTCTCCGACCGCGGCCGCTACACCTGCCTGGCCCTCCGCGGCGAGGACGCGGTCGACGTCCACACCTACACGGTGACGGTGCGCGTGGCGTACACCAGCGGCGGCCTCGGGCTCTTCTACGTGGGCGTGTGCCTGGTGACCTTCGCCCTCACCATGGTGTTTAACGTGACGCGCCTCTGCCAAGTGTGCACCCACCTGAAGGAGACCGAGGCCGCCATCAACGACTTCTTCCACTCGGAGGGGCTGGAGAAGCTGCAGAAGGCCTTCGAGGTGGCCAAGCGTATCCCCATCATCACCTCTGCTAAGACCGCCGAGCTGGCCAAGGTCACCCAGTTCAAGACGGCGGAGCTGGCCAAGATGACGCAGTCCAAGACGCTGGAGCTTGTGCGCCACATCGAGGAGCTAGCGCGTAGCATACCGCTGCCGCCGCTCATCACTCAATGCCGCTAccccacagaggaggaggggcgcgCCGCTAGGGTCAGCACGCAGGAAGCTAGCCAGAGCCTGCTACCCCAACCGATTGAGGTAGTGGTGAGCATCAATGAGGCTGGCCTGAGCCTGCTAACAGATCCAGAGGAGGTAGCCGCTAGCCTGGAGGAAGCTAGCCAGAGCCTGCTAACAGAACCAGTGGAGGTAGCCGCTAGCCTGGAGGAAGCTAGTCAGAGCCTGCTAACAGAACCAGGTGAGGTAGCCGCTAGCATGAAGGGAGCTAGTCAGAGCCTGCTAACAGAACCAGGTGAGGTAGCTGTGCTGGCGGGAGCAGGTGAGTCTGACGGAGGTTCCTTCGACGTCAAGGTGTCCATCCACCTGGACTCACCTGGAGGGGCGGAGCCTGAAAACCAGGAAGGATCAGAAACTGCGTAG
- the LOC130385697 gene encoding microfibril-associated glycoprotein 3-like isoform X2 — MHVKNPRRPDLLLLLLLGTFLGAAVTQTSAEGAQNRTAAQHAVLKARRDGAPFNGEVVVVKEGSDALIECNVTGVYDDFHWYNPKGLLLEEEGGEVRWRVEANGTLNITDVYFSDRGRYTCLALRGEDAVDVHTYTVTVRVAYTSGGLGLFYVGVCLVTFALTMVFNVTRLCQVCTHLKETEAAINDFFHSEGLEKLQKAFEVAKRIPIITSAKTAELAKVTQFKTAELAKMTQSKTLELVRHIEELARSIPLPPLITQCRYPTEEEGRAARVSTQEASQSLLPQPIEVVVSINEAGLSLLTDPEEVAASLEEASQSLLTEPVEVAASLEEASQSLLTEPGEVAASMKGASQSLLTEPGEVAVLAGAGESDGGSFDVKVSIHLDSPGGAEPENQEGSETA, encoded by the exons ATGCATGTGAAGAATCCCCGCAGGCCggaccttctcctgctcctaCTCCTCGGCACTTTCCTGGGGGCGGCGGTGACACAGACGTCCGCGGAAGGCGCGCAGAACCGAACCGCCGCGCAGCACGCGGTGCTGAAGGCACGACGGGATGGCGCGCCGTTCAACggcgaggtggtggtggtgaaggagggaAGCGACGCGCTGATCGAGTGCAATGTCACGGGCGTTTACGATGACTTCCATTGGTACAACCCTAAAGGGCTCTtgctggaggaagagggaggag AGGTGCGATGGCGAGTGGAGGCCAACGGAACGCTGAACATCACCGACGTCTACTTCTCCGACCGCGGCCGCTACACCTGCCTGGCCCTCCGCGGCGAGGACGCGGTCGACGTCCACACCTACACGGTGACGGTGCGCGTGGCGTACACCAGCGGCGGCCTCGGGCTCTTCTACGTGGGCGTGTGCCTGGTGACCTTCGCCCTCACCATGGTGTTTAACGTGACGCGCCTCTGCCAAGTGTGCACCCACCTGAAGGAGACCGAGGCCGCCATCAACGACTTCTTCCACTCGGAGGGGCTGGAGAAGCTGCAGAAGGCCTTCGAGGTGGCCAAGCGTATCCCCATCATCACCTCTGCTAAGACCGCCGAGCTGGCCAAGGTCACCCAGTTCAAGACGGCGGAGCTGGCCAAGATGACGCAGTCCAAGACGCTGGAGCTTGTGCGCCACATCGAGGAGCTAGCGCGTAGCATACCGCTGCCGCCGCTCATCACTCAATGCCGCTAccccacagaggaggaggggcgcgCCGCTAGGGTCAGCACGCAGGAAGCTAGCCAGAGCCTGCTACCCCAACCGATTGAGGTAGTGGTGAGCATCAATGAGGCTGGCCTGAGCCTGCTAACAGATCCAGAGGAGGTAGCCGCTAGCCTGGAGGAAGCTAGCCAGAGCCTGCTAACAGAACCAGTGGAGGTAGCCGCTAGCCTGGAGGAAGCTAGTCAGAGCCTGCTAACAGAACCAGGTGAGGTAGCCGCTAGCATGAAGGGAGCTAGTCAGAGCCTGCTAACAGAACCAGGTGAGGTAGCTGTGCTGGCGGGAGCAGGTGAGTCTGACGGAGGTTCCTTCGACGTCAAGGTGTCCATCCACCTGGACTCACCTGGAGGGGCGGAGCCTGAAAACCAGGAAGGATCAGAAACTGCGTAG